GGAGTAGCCGGTATCCATCTTATGGCCATTGAATGGGAACACAAGGTCCCGGAAATCCTGAAAGCAGCCGGTCTTGACAAAAGGCCTGCTGCTTAGCTCATCGAGCGCTCCGAAAGAGATCGCACATGCCCAAAAAGTATCATATACACGTCCATGCCACACCGAATCGATTCCCGGTCGTGGGAAGATCCGGGATAGTCGACTGGGGAGAAGGCTGTCTGAAATGTGCCGTCTGTGTGAAGCAGCGGTGCGTTTACGGTGTGTACAAATCCCGAACGTTTTCAACCGACATATTGTCCGACACCATCGACGAACTGTGCAAGAGCTGTTTTCGATGTGTGCAGGACTGCCCCAGGCGGTTGATTCATAAAACGATCAACCCCGAATGGGAGGCGCTCGGTGATGACGTTTACACGCCTCAGATAATCGCAGCAACCTGGGAACAGGCGAATACCGGCAAAATACCCGTATCCGGCGCAGGGTATGGGGGTCCCTTTTCCGGTCCCGGATTCGATTCCATGTGGACGGACATGAGTGAAATCGTCAGGCCCACACGAGACGGAATTCATGGCCGGGAATACATTTCCACGGTTGTGGACCTGGGAAGAAGACCCGGTTATTTGAAATTCGGCTCTGAAGGGAATCTGTTTGACGAATCACAGCCCTTCATTCGCATTCCCATTCCCCTGATTTTCGATGTCCTCCCCTTTGGAGACCTGTCTCCCCAGGTCTGGAAGGCTGTTGGAGCAGCAGCGGTTGAATTGCAGACGCTTGCAATCGTTCCCGAAACAGTGGCCAGGGATCTGGCGGGCTTTGAGAACAACCTTGTTCCACTGCTTTCCGATGATCGTTTCGATGGAGAATGGGTCAAGAATTTCAGGATGGTCGAAATACCGGACGGAGATAAGGCGCTGGATCGGAAGGAAGCTCTAAAAGCGATCAAGCCGAACCTGCTCGTTTCCATCCGCATGCAGGCTTTGGCATCGAAAGAACAGGCGGCTCGTGTGGCCGACTATGCTCGAGCCGGCTTCGATCTCATCCATTTCGTTGCAGACGAGCGCGGGTATGAGCCGGGCGTCGAGGATGGTCTTCACATCAAGGATGTCATCAGGTCGTTGCATTCGGCACTTCTCAGCGAGGGAATTCGGGACGAGGTCACGGTCATGAGCTCTGGCGGGGTCGCCATGGCCGAGCACGTGATCAAGTCGCTCCTGTGCGGAGCGAACGTTGTCGGCGTAGATATTCCGCTGCTTATAGCGCTTGAATGCCGGGTGTGCCGAAATTGCCGTGAAGGCGGAGAATGCCCGGTGGATATTTCCGGCATCGATGCTCGCTGGGGCGTTCAGAGAATCATCAATCTCATCGGCGCCTGGCACAATCAGCTACTCGAGATGATGGGAGCAATGGGTATTCGCGAGGCGCGGCGGCTGCGAGGCGAACAGGGCCGAGTTCTGTTTATGGAAGATCTCGAACGCGAAACGTTCGGCCGACTCTTTGCGCGAGATAACTCGTAATAAGGATCTGTTTTCATGCATTACAAGAATATCTGGAGCGAAGTTCCTCCAGCAACGCCGATTCTGACTCCTTCACGATTCGGACGTGCAATCGGTAAATACACGGTCATGATCAGCGAGGCGTGCAATGACTGCCTCCGGTGCGTTTCGGTGTGCCCCGAAAAGGTGTTTGAAACACAGGGTGGAAAGATTGTTCCTCCTCACGATCACCGCTGTCTCGGGATCGAGTGTTCCAAAAAATCAAATCGCTGTATTGCGAATTGTCCGGTAAACGCCATCCGGGTGAACCTGAATCCGAGTGCCGAGGCTCTGGGTGATAAACGCTGGACTCCGGACCTTCTCATGAGCACTTGGCACATGGCGGAAACCGGGGAACTCCCCAAGAACGACCTGGAGTACAGAACCGGCGATTCAGGCGGAGGGTTCGACAAACTTCGCTTCCTTTTTCCCAAGAAGCTTCCCAGGCGTGATCTGGATAAACGGAATATCGATACATCCATCGATTTGAACCGCCGCAATGACGGCCGTCTCAAGATCACCATCCCGATTCCCGTGTACGGTGGCGGCATGTCCTTCGGATCTATCAGTCAGATCACCATGTTGAGCCGAATTCGAGGATTCGCTGCATGGGGATCTTTCACCTGTACGGGTGAAGGCGGATATCCGGAAGCATTGTATCCTTTTGACGATCACATTATCACTCAGGTGGCTACGGGCCTTTTCGGCGTCAAAGAAGAGACGATACAGCGGGTAAAGATTGTAGAATTCAAATACGCTCAGGGCGCAAAGCCCGGTTTGGGCGGTCATTTGCTTGGCGACAAAGTCACCGAGGCCGTGGCTCGTATCCGTGAGACCGTGCCAGGGTCCTCATTGTTCAGCCCGTTTCCCTTCCATTCCGTGTACTCGGTTGAGGATCATAAGAAACACATTGACTGGATAAAGGCGATAAACAATCGCGGCCTGGTCTCGGTCAAGGTGTCCACTCCTTCGGACGTGGACATGGTCGCAGTGGGTTCCTACTACGCAGGGGCTCACATAGTGCATCTGGACGGTTCGTACGGCGGAACCGGAGCAGCTCCGGATGTGGCAAAGAAGAACATTGCCATGCCCATCGAGTACGCTATCCCCAAAGTCCACAATTTTCTCGTTACGGAAGGGGTTCGGGATCAGATTACGTTGATCGTCTCAGGCGGCCTTCGTACTGCGTACGACATTGCCAAAGCAATAGCGCTTGGAGCGGATGGTGTTGTCACAGGGACTTCAGATCTGGTGGCTCTGGAGTGTATCCGGTGCCATAACTGCGAGAGCGGTAGAGGCTGCGCCAGAGGCATAGCCACAACCGACTCGGAGCTGGTGGGATTGATGGAACTCGCGTGGGGAACCCAGAGAATCATCAACATGCTGCATTGCTGGAAAAACCAGCTTCAAGAAATTCTGTTCCGCTTCGGAATGTCCAGCATTAGAGAACTGGTGGGACGCACTGATTTACTGGCCCATCTTGATTACAACTCGGATGTGCCGGATGACGATATCCGGCAGCCGCTCGCATGAGGTTTGAGATGAAGTACGACGGGTCTTTTGCTGAAAAAATACTTGCCACCCGAATACGAGAATTCGGACGAGTCGATTTCTCCACGAATCTCAAGCGTGAGGACGAAGGCGGCTGCGGTGTCACCGGTTTCGCATGCAATATTCCTGTTGCGGGAAAACATATCTTCGAACCTTCCATACGCATGCACAACCGCGGAAACGGAAAAGGCGGCGGTATAGCCGCTGTCGGTTTCAGGCCGGAAATGCTCGGTGTTACGCGGGAAGTGCTGGATTCCCATTATATGCTGAATGTTGCACTGCTCGAGCCTAATTGCCTTCCCTTCCTGAAAGAGCAGTTTGTTACACCGTTTTTCAATGTGGCCAAGGAAGAGGTCATTGATCGTATGGCCGACTGGCGGGATCTTGAAGGCCTCGAGGTAAAACCGCCTGACGTCTGGCGAGCTTTCGTACGAGTCAAACCGGAAATCCTGAAGGATTTTGTGCAGAAAAACGGATTCGAGAAGATGCCCGCGCGCTGGGCTGAAGATGAGTTTGTCAGCCGCAATTCCATTCATCTGAATCGCAGGTTTTACAGCTCGCTTGGAGAAAAGCAGGCGTTCGTGCTTTCCCATGGCAGAAACGTGATGATCCTCAAGATAGTCGGATACGCGGAAAACGTGGTCCGATACTATAAGCTTGACGATTTTGAGGCTCACGTGTGGATCGCCCATCAGCGCTATCCTACTCGAGGTCGCGTATGGCACCCCGGCGGCGCTCATCCGTTCACCGGTTTGAATGAAGCGCTGGTACATAACGGGGATTTCGCGAATTATCACGCCACCTGCGATTATCTGAAGCAACGAGGGCTCGAACCGCAGTTCATGACCGACACGGAAGTCAGTGTTATGCTGTTCGACCTTTGGAACAGAGTATACGGCTACCCTCTCGAAGTTATAATCGAAGCACTTGCACCTACGGGAGAATTGGACTTCGACCTGCTCTCCCCCGAGAAACAGGCACTTTACGACCAAGTTCAGCAGACCCATATCCATGCCTCCCCGGACGGCCCCTGGTTTTTCATTATTGCCCGGAATATCCCGGAGTCCCAGACGTTTCAGTTGCTCGGCATAACGGATACCTCGATGCTGAGGCCGCAGGTTTTTGCATTGTATGACGGCGAAGTCCAGGTCGGTCTCATCTGTTCCGAAAAACAGGCTATTGACGCGACACTGCGTTCGTTGGCGGAATCCGATCCTCGCTTCAGCACGATTGCCGACAAATACTGGAATGCTCGCGGCGGGTCGCGTTCCGACGGTGGAGCCTTCATGTTCAACGTGACGCCTGACGGCAATGGAAGCAACCAGCTTTCCTGCTATGACAAATTCGGGCGAAAGGTCGAGATCGAGAGCCGGAAGCCCATGGATGTCACCCTGCCCGTCACCAAGCCCAACGACTTCGAGTCCGAAATCCAACCATTGCTGAATGATACGTTTTCGGACAAGACCGGGAGGAAGACATTCGAGCTCTTTCAGGACCGGGCAGTGCACTTGGATTACAATACCCTGCGGTACGCGATCAGGAATCTCGGACGAACGGCCCGCAAGCAAAAGCACTTGTTCCAGACCATCATCAATGCATTCACGTTGATGATAGACCGAAAATTCCCGCTTGGAGACAAGAAACGATCCGCTCTGGTGAGGATGGTCACCGAGGAGTTGAACGACACTTTCAGGTCGCTCCCCATGATCACCGAACCCATGAGCATCGGGAACTACGTGCTGGTGAACGCGGAAACCGGAAAGAATTTGCGGCCCCCTCTCGCGGTGGAACGTGCTCTGGTCATCGATGCCAAGGATTTCGAGCCTGAAGGCGACGAATGTGACGCTGTTATGATTGCGGATGCATATCGTCTCGGTTGGAGGAAATTCATCGTTTTCGATCTTCGCGGCCAAAGGTTCCACGGGTCGGGCTTCGGTTCGACTACCGCAGGCGTGCGGATGGATCTGTATGGAGCATCCGGAGATTACATGGCCAGCGGGATCGATGGCATGGAAATCCATGTGCACGGGAACGGGCAGGACCAGTTGGGTCAGATCATGAAGAGCGGACAGCTCGTGGTTCACGGCGATGTGGGCCAGTGTTTCATGTATGGCGCCAAAGGCGGCACCACCTTCGTGTTGGGTAACGCTGCAGGACGTCCTCTGATCAATGCTGCGGGACACCCGAGAGTCGTGATCAACGGGACTGCACTGGACTTTCTTGCAGAAAGCTTTATGGCTGGAGATCCCTTGAAAGGAGGCGGCTTCGTCATCGTGAACGGTCTTACCATGGATGAAGACGGAAATATCATTTTCCGGAACAGACCGTATCCGGGATCGAACCTTTTTTCACTCGCTTCCGGCGGTGCACTCTACATGCGGGATCCCAACCGGATGATCGTGGAAGAACAGCTCAACGGCGGTGCTTTATCGGAGCTTTCCGATGCGGACTGGAACCTGATCTATCCGTACCTGCTGGAAAATGAAAAGCATTTCGGCATCAAGGTGGAAGAACTCCTGACTGTCGATGGAGTCGTCAGAAGTCCCAAGGAAGTGTATCGCAAAATCGAAGCAGTGCCTCTGGCGGTCCTCAGTAAGATCCCCAGCACAGACGATTCAGTCTGGGCGGCAAATCCTCTCGCACCGTAGATAAGCTATCAAGAAGGGCCAAGGGAAACGTTTCTTGTACGAAGTCGTTTCCCCTTGGCCTGCCTTAAGTCTCTATATATCAGTTGCCAAAATTAGTGACCGATTGAAGATTAGGAATATTGGTAGGTGCCGTGCCTCCGTGCCGGCACATCTTCAATATGATCAATGATATCGATAGAATGGACCGGCAGCGACTGTGTTTCTTGTCAAGGAAAAACTACCTGGAAAGGCTGTTTTTCTTGAGCATTGCGTTTAGGATGACGATCATCTTACGCATACAAGCCGTGATGGCAACCTTGAAAGGTTTTCCAGCCTCAATGAGGCGTTGATAGAAAGGCTTGATGACTACATTGGACGTTATGGCCGCGACTGCAGCCATATACAGGGTTGAGCGTACATCCGCCCGTCCACCCGAAATCTCGCGCTTGCCTTTCTTCTTTCCGCTGTCTTTGTTGAGAGGCGCCAGGCCGACGAGGCGACTGATTTCATGACGGCTGACATGTCCCAGTTCGGGCAGTTTTGCCATGAGCACTCTGGCAGTTATGGGGCCCACGCCTTTGAAGGTTCGGAGGAGTTCCTCTGTTTCACGCCACAGAGGCGATTTCCTGATAAGGTCATCGACATCTTTATCGATGTCTTCGATTTCCTTATCTAGGGCTGCTATGACCGTTTGAATGCTGCGCTGCACGCGATTGGAACGGGCTCGATGGAGGCGATTCTTTTCTGATGCACGCAAATCAACAAGCTGCTTTCGACGTGTTACGAGTTCCTTGATTTGCTTTTCGTCCTCCGTTGGCAGCGGCTTCGGTATGGGCCTAACCGTTTGGGCAAAGCGTGCCAGCACATAAGCATCGATGGCGTCTGTCTTGGCGAGTTTTCCGATGCCTTTAGCAAAGTCCCGCACCTGACCAGGGTTGACGACAGCGATCGGCAGGCCGGCGAGACCTAACTGGGCCGCAACGGTTATCTCGTAGCCTCCGGTGGCTTCCATCACGATTACCATGGGGGTCTCTGCGTGGAGGATCTCAATCAGCGAGTCGATGCCTTGAGTGTCATTCTTGACGGTGGTGTGCATGCCTTTTGGCAGCACATGCGCATCCAACTGATCTTTAGAGATATCTATGCCAACAAAAACTTCTTCATGCATGTGTAACATCCCACCCTTGTGGATACGGACTTCTCAACGAGTCCAGGCGACTGTTCGGGCTTTTTACACGAAGGCCTCCGGTGATCCAGCTGCCGGGCAGTCTCAGAGGACCAAGGGACGAACGATCTACCGGTGCCTCTGCCCGACTCCTGCAGAGAGTCTGACAGACGTGCATCCCCCTCTATCAGGACTCTTATATCTTGGCAACCAAGAGTCCTATTTTTTGAAGTACCTCGTATCATTGATCCAGTATCAGCCCCTCCCCTCAGCTCGGTACCGGTTCCAGAGATTCAGTACTTCATGGACAGAAACATACAAGGGACGCCGATCCCTACCAATATCCTGTAATTCACACGAGGGATAAACGACAGAATTTTTGGCACTGACTATAGACCTATTCGTTTCAATTTGCTTGCTAGATTGGATGAGTGTAATCGGAAGACGTCTGCGCAGCTCTGGTAGCACCGGTGAGGCTGTCTCAAAACTTCCTAATCGCTTGGATGTGGGTAAGCAGAAAAGGCCGACACCAGAACTACTCGAGAGTGACCAAGGGCGCTCATGGTGAATTTGGTGAACCTTCTTGCATAAGAGGTTCACCAAATATTGTGATATAAGGCGGGATTAGAAAGTAAAGAACACTTTCTGGAGCACCTTCGGCGTATAGCCTACAACGTCGAGATACAGGGTGATTCCGCCATTGAAGAAGGGCCATCCTGCGCCCATGATCATCGCGGTATCGATGTCTTTGGGATCGGACACGACCTTTTCCTTGAGGATCATGTCTATTTCCATGGTCAGATTGGTGAGAAGCCGGTCCAGGATCTCCTCTTTCACGAACTCCTTGTCACCTCTGTCAGCCCAGATTTCCGCAGCTTTCGGATCGATCTGTCTACCCGGCCCCATGCCGCGGAAGACTGCGGGCAATTTTGCATTTACCAGGTTTTTCAAGTGCTCGTTAACGGGAAATCTCTCGGGCCAGGACTTGTGGCAGGTTTCCAGAACATGACAAGCAACTGCCGGGCCGACCAGTCCGAGAAGGTCGAATGGAGCCATGGGTAAACCGAGAGACAGGGCCGCTTCATCTACCTGATCGAAAGTAGCGCCTTCATCCACCATCTCGAAACAGTCACTCATGAGCTTTGTCAGCAGACGGTTCACGAGGAAAGCCGGTGAATCCTTCACGAGGATAGCGGTCTTCCCTATTTTCTTGGCGCACTCGAAAGCTGTTGCCAATGTCACGTCATCAGTTTTCTCGCCTTTGATAATTTCCAAAAGCGGCAATATCGCCACGGGATTGAAGAAATGGAATCCTACGACTCGTTCCGGGTGCTCCAGTTTGGATGCCATCTCGGTCAGAGAAAGGCTGGAAGTATTCGTCGCAAGGATGCAGGTGGGAGATATCACTGCCTCAGCCTGCGCAAATACGTCCTGTTTGATGTTCATTTCCTCGAACACTGCCTCGATGACGAAGTCACAGTCCGCAAACTGATCCCAGTCGAGGGTTCCGATAAGAATATGAAAGAGATGATCCGCTTTGGCCTGGGTGAGTTTGCCTTTGCTCACAAGCGCCTGAAGCTCGCCTTTGACGTACCCGAGCCCTTTGTCCAGGAATTCCTGTTTAATATCCTTCATGACAACCGGCACACCGTAGCGACGCAGGAACAGAAGCGCCAACTGAGATGCCATGAGACCAGCGCCTATGACGCCGATCTTCTTTATGGGCCTGGCTTTCACATCTGCGGGTTTTCCTGCTGGTTTTTTGGCTCGACGCTGCACCAGATCGAAGCTGTAAACGCCTGCCTTACATTGGCGTGACTTGATCAAATCTCCCAGGGCTTTGTCTTCTTCCGCGAAGCATTCGTCGATGCTCCTGGACAGATCGCATGCCTGCTGAATCAACTGAAGTGCGCGATATGGAGCAGGGGCCGCTCCATGAACTTTGAAGTCCAGGAAGTTCTTGGCCGAATCGATGTGAGTCTGCAGCCTGGAGAAATCCGGCTGCACTCTTTCCACTTTCTCTTTCCCATCTATGAGGTTCTCGAGAAACGCGAGAGATTCATCGAAGAACTCGACCGACTCGAACAGCCTGTCCGCAAGCCCCATCTGAAAAGCTTTTGAACCATCAATCATGCGGTTCTGGTTCATGGGATTGTACACAATCAGTTCAAGCGCCTTTTCCGGGCCGATCAGCCGTGGAACCAGGCTCGATCCACCCCATCCGGGAATGAGGCCGAGAAAACATTCCGGAAATGCTATTGCGGGCACTGCCTTCGAGACAGTCCGGTAATCACAATAGAGCGATATTTCCAGACCGCCGCCCAACGCTGCCCCGTTGATTGCCGCAAGAGTCGGGATCTTGAGATCCATGATCCGTTTCATTGCAGCATGTCCCGCTGCGCCGATCTGGCGCCCCTGCTCGAACGTGTTGATGAACGGTACCTGCATGAGATCTGCACCGGCGGCAAAAATATAATGCTTACCGCAGAGCATCATGCCTTTGTATTCTTTGTCTGCTTCAATCTTACTAACCGCCTCATGTAACGAGGCGAGGGCTTTTTCATCGAAAGTATTGGGCTTTTTATAGTCTTCGCCGTTGTCCATAGTGACAATGGCGATTTTCCCCACACGGGAATTATATGCCGTCACATAAAACAAAGTCGGTGCCTCAGCCATGACGATTCCTTTCCTTGAACGTAAGTGCCACTGGTAAATGGCATCGGTATCTGATGATGCGGCGTGTTCCGGCCGGTTCAGCCCGACGGAACAAGAATTCCACGGACATCAGTCTTTTTTCTTCTTTTTCTCTTTTTCTTTGGGTTCCTCTTTGTCGTGGTCCTTATGTTCGTGTTCTTCCTTGTCTTTGCCATTACGTTGCAGGTTCTTCCAAATAACCGTTCCGCCCTGGCCAAGACCGACGCACATCGTGGTGAGGCCGTACTTCGCTTCGGGATGCTCGGCAAACCCGTGCATCAGGTGACAAGCAAGCCGGACTCCCGAAGAAGCCAGAGGATGGCCGAATGCTATCGCTCCACCATAAATATTGAGCTTCGGATCTTCAGGGAACTGCAATCCGAATTCTTTCATGAATGCCACCGCTTGGACAGCGAAGGCTTCGTTCAGTTCGATAAGACCGATGTCGTCGATGGTAAGACCGGCGACCTTCAGCGCCTTGTGCGTCGCAGGAATCGGACCGATACCCATGATCTCCGGCTTTACACCGGCATATGCGAAGGCTTTGAGCTCCATCTTCGGCTCGATTCCGAGCTCTTCCGCCTTTTCCTTCGCCATAAGGATACATCCCGCGGCACCGTCATTCAGGCCGGAAGAATTGCCGGCAGTTACCTTGCCCATCACTCGGAAAGGAGTCTTCAGTTTGGCGAGTCCTTCTATAGTCGTTTCCGGTCTCGGCTGCTCGTCTTTGTCTGCAACTGTCCAGCCGGATTTCGTATAAACGGTCATGGGAACGATCATTTCACCGATTTTGCCTGACTGGATCGCCCTATTCGCCCGTGCCTGGCAATGGAGGGAGTACTCATCGGCCATTTCCTTGGTAATTTCAGGGAACATGTCATGCAGGTTTTCTGCGGTTTCTCCCATGCTCATGGCGCTTTGGTCAACGAGTTTATCCGTGAGGAACCGGGGATTGGGATCGGCAGTTGCTCCCATGGGATGATGTCCCATGTGTTCGACTCCGCCTGCAATGACCACGTCCGCCGCTCCGAGAGCAACAGCGGATGCCGCTGTAGTGATGGCGCTCATACCGCCTGCACACATTCGGTCAATAGAGTAACCGGCTGTAGTGACCGGCAATCCCGCAAGGATGACCGAGGTACGACCAAGAGTAAGGCCCTGATCTTTTTCCTGGCAGAATACGCCCCATGCATTTTCATCAATCATTTCAGGGTCGATTGTGGGATTTCGGCGCATCAACTCCCGTATGACCTTGACCACCATGTCATCGGCCCGGGTGTTCCAGAACACACCTTTTTCTCCAGCGCGGCCGAAAGCCGTTCTTATTGCATCAACCAAGACTACTTTTCTTGCTTTCATATTTGAACTCCGTTCAGCCTAAAATAGAGCAAAAGATTCTTCCGGAAGATCGATCGCGGAGCGCTCGCCACTCATAATCGAGCGCGCCTTACCCGGTGCCAAAGGCAGAATAGTATTCGCAAAGAACTGGGCAGAGGCTAATTTACCGCGATAAAAGGCGGCGCTCCTGTTGGTTTTCACCAGTTCTGCTTTCTTCTCGGGCGTGTCGGCCTTTGCATCGTCATACAGTTCCTGGAGGCGACGATCTGCTATTACCGCCTGCCAAAGGAGCATGAAGCCGATAGCTACGTCACCGAACAATTCGAGGTACGGGGTAGCATAGAGTATCGGAGTCATGAAGTCTTCGGTAATGCTCTTCAGGCCGAAGTAACGGGTAACCTCGATGAGATGCTTGCGGGCAACATCAAACGGCTCGACAATATCCTTGAGGCGATAGTTCTTTTTAGCGCTTTTCAGGAGAATACCGGTCTCCTGAACGATGTTCTTGAACAGTATTCCCTGCTTGTAGGAAAGCTTCCGGCCGACCAGATCCAATGCCTGAAT
The sequence above is a segment of the Desulfomonile tiedjei DSM 6799 genome. Coding sequences within it:
- a CDS encoding glutamate synthase-related protein; this translates as MPKKYHIHVHATPNRFPVVGRSGIVDWGEGCLKCAVCVKQRCVYGVYKSRTFSTDILSDTIDELCKSCFRCVQDCPRRLIHKTINPEWEALGDDVYTPQIIAATWEQANTGKIPVSGAGYGGPFSGPGFDSMWTDMSEIVRPTRDGIHGREYISTVVDLGRRPGYLKFGSEGNLFDESQPFIRIPIPLIFDVLPFGDLSPQVWKAVGAAAVELQTLAIVPETVARDLAGFENNLVPLLSDDRFDGEWVKNFRMVEIPDGDKALDRKEALKAIKPNLLVSIRMQALASKEQAARVADYARAGFDLIHFVADERGYEPGVEDGLHIKDVIRSLHSALLSEGIRDEVTVMSSGGVAMAEHVIKSLLCGANVVGVDIPLLIALECRVCRNCREGGECPVDISGIDARWGVQRIINLIGAWHNQLLEMMGAMGIREARRLRGEQGRVLFMEDLERETFGRLFARDNS
- a CDS encoding glutamate synthase-related protein, translating into MHYKNIWSEVPPATPILTPSRFGRAIGKYTVMISEACNDCLRCVSVCPEKVFETQGGKIVPPHDHRCLGIECSKKSNRCIANCPVNAIRVNLNPSAEALGDKRWTPDLLMSTWHMAETGELPKNDLEYRTGDSGGGFDKLRFLFPKKLPRRDLDKRNIDTSIDLNRRNDGRLKITIPIPVYGGGMSFGSISQITMLSRIRGFAAWGSFTCTGEGGYPEALYPFDDHIITQVATGLFGVKEETIQRVKIVEFKYAQGAKPGLGGHLLGDKVTEAVARIRETVPGSSLFSPFPFHSVYSVEDHKKHIDWIKAINNRGLVSVKVSTPSDVDMVAVGSYYAGAHIVHLDGSYGGTGAAPDVAKKNIAMPIEYAIPKVHNFLVTEGVRDQITLIVSGGLRTAYDIAKAIALGADGVVTGTSDLVALECIRCHNCESGRGCARGIATTDSELVGLMELAWGTQRIINMLHCWKNQLQEILFRFGMSSIRELVGRTDLLAHLDYNSDVPDDDIRQPLA
- a CDS encoding glutamate synthase subunit alpha, which encodes MKYDGSFAEKILATRIREFGRVDFSTNLKREDEGGCGVTGFACNIPVAGKHIFEPSIRMHNRGNGKGGGIAAVGFRPEMLGVTREVLDSHYMLNVALLEPNCLPFLKEQFVTPFFNVAKEEVIDRMADWRDLEGLEVKPPDVWRAFVRVKPEILKDFVQKNGFEKMPARWAEDEFVSRNSIHLNRRFYSSLGEKQAFVLSHGRNVMILKIVGYAENVVRYYKLDDFEAHVWIAHQRYPTRGRVWHPGGAHPFTGLNEALVHNGDFANYHATCDYLKQRGLEPQFMTDTEVSVMLFDLWNRVYGYPLEVIIEALAPTGELDFDLLSPEKQALYDQVQQTHIHASPDGPWFFIIARNIPESQTFQLLGITDTSMLRPQVFALYDGEVQVGLICSEKQAIDATLRSLAESDPRFSTIADKYWNARGGSRSDGGAFMFNVTPDGNGSNQLSCYDKFGRKVEIESRKPMDVTLPVTKPNDFESEIQPLLNDTFSDKTGRKTFELFQDRAVHLDYNTLRYAIRNLGRTARKQKHLFQTIINAFTLMIDRKFPLGDKKRSALVRMVTEELNDTFRSLPMITEPMSIGNYVLVNAETGKNLRPPLAVERALVIDAKDFEPEGDECDAVMIADAYRLGWRKFIVFDLRGQRFHGSGFGSTTAGVRMDLYGASGDYMASGIDGMEIHVHGNGQDQLGQIMKSGQLVVHGDVGQCFMYGAKGGTTFVLGNAAGRPLINAAGHPRVVINGTALDFLAESFMAGDPLKGGGFVIVNGLTMDEDGNIIFRNRPYPGSNLFSLASGGALYMRDPNRMIVEEQLNGGALSELSDADWNLIYPYLLENEKHFGIKVEELLTVDGVVRSPKEVYRKIEAVPLAVLSKIPSTDDSVWAANPLAP
- a CDS encoding IS110 family transposase, giving the protein MHEEVFVGIDISKDQLDAHVLPKGMHTTVKNDTQGIDSLIEILHAETPMVIVMEATGGYEITVAAQLGLAGLPIAVVNPGQVRDFAKGIGKLAKTDAIDAYVLARFAQTVRPIPKPLPTEDEKQIKELVTRRKQLVDLRASEKNRLHRARSNRVQRSIQTVIAALDKEIEDIDKDVDDLIRKSPLWRETEELLRTFKGVGPITARVLMAKLPELGHVSRHEISRLVGLAPLNKDSGKKKGKREISGGRADVRSTLYMAAVAAITSNVVIKPFYQRLIEAGKPFKVAITACMRKMIVILNAMLKKNSLSR
- a CDS encoding 3-hydroxyacyl-CoA dehydrogenase NAD-binding domain-containing protein, which gives rise to MAEAPTLFYVTAYNSRVGKIAIVTMDNGEDYKKPNTFDEKALASLHEAVSKIEADKEYKGMMLCGKHYIFAAGADLMQVPFINTFEQGRQIGAAGHAAMKRIMDLKIPTLAAINGAALGGGLEISLYCDYRTVSKAVPAIAFPECFLGLIPGWGGSSLVPRLIGPEKALELIVYNPMNQNRMIDGSKAFQMGLADRLFESVEFFDESLAFLENLIDGKEKVERVQPDFSRLQTHIDSAKNFLDFKVHGAAPAPYRALQLIQQACDLSRSIDECFAEEDKALGDLIKSRQCKAGVYSFDLVQRRAKKPAGKPADVKARPIKKIGVIGAGLMASQLALLFLRRYGVPVVMKDIKQEFLDKGLGYVKGELQALVSKGKLTQAKADHLFHILIGTLDWDQFADCDFVIEAVFEEMNIKQDVFAQAEAVISPTCILATNTSSLSLTEMASKLEHPERVVGFHFFNPVAILPLLEIIKGEKTDDVTLATAFECAKKIGKTAILVKDSPAFLVNRLLTKLMSDCFEMVDEGATFDQVDEAALSLGLPMAPFDLLGLVGPAVACHVLETCHKSWPERFPVNEHLKNLVNAKLPAVFRGMGPGRQIDPKAAEIWADRGDKEFVKEEILDRLLTNLTMEIDMILKEKVVSDPKDIDTAMIMGAGWPFFNGGITLYLDVVGYTPKVLQKVFFTF
- a CDS encoding thiolase family protein, coding for MKARKVVLVDAIRTAFGRAGEKGVFWNTRADDMVVKVIRELMRRNPTIDPEMIDENAWGVFCQEKDQGLTLGRTSVILAGLPVTTAGYSIDRMCAGGMSAITTAASAVALGAADVVIAGGVEHMGHHPMGATADPNPRFLTDKLVDQSAMSMGETAENLHDMFPEITKEMADEYSLHCQARANRAIQSGKIGEMIVPMTVYTKSGWTVADKDEQPRPETTIEGLAKLKTPFRVMGKVTAGNSSGLNDGAAGCILMAKEKAEELGIEPKMELKAFAYAGVKPEIMGIGPIPATHKALKVAGLTIDDIGLIELNEAFAVQAVAFMKEFGLQFPEDPKLNIYGGAIAFGHPLASSGVRLACHLMHGFAEHPEAKYGLTTMCVGLGQGGTVIWKNLQRNGKDKEEHEHKDHDKEEPKEKEKKKKKD